DNA from Nitriliruptor alkaliphilus DSM 45188:
GCCCAGCGGTTCGAGTGCTACGTGCTCGAGGGCGACGCCTACGCCCCGCCCGCGCTGGTACCGCGTGGCCAGCGGGTCCGCTCCGCGGCGCTGCCCGGCTTCGAGGTGGCGGTCGACGTCGTCCTCGGCCCGGACGACGACGATCCGGTCGGCAACAGCTGATGTGACAGTGTTCGCTGTCGCGGACGTGGCCGTGTGGGGGTGCTCGCGGGTGGCACGCGACCGCGTGCTCGTGGCAACCTCGCGGCTCGCTGTCGTCGGCCCTGGAGCCTGCTCGTGCCCGAGATCCGTCGCGTCGCCGTCCTCGGTGGCAACCGCATCCCCTTCGCCCGCTCCAACGGCCCCTACGCGCGGGCATCCAACCAGGACATGCTGACCGAGGTGCTCGACGGGCTCGTGGCCCGGTTCGGGTTGCAGGGCGAACGCCTCGGCGAGGTGGTCGGCGGCGCGGTGCTCAAGCACAGCCGGGACTTCAACCTCACCCGCGAGGCGGTGCTCGGCAGCGCCCTCGACGGGGCGACGACGGCCTACGACATCCAGCAGGCGTGCGGCACCGGCCTGCAGACCGCGTTCGCGGTCGGGGACAAGATCGCCCTCGGCCGCATCGAGGCCGGCATCGCCGCCGGGGTCGACACCACCTCGGACGCCCCGATCGCCGTCAGCGAGGACCTGCGCCGGTTCCTGCTCAGCCTCAACTCGGCCAGGACACCGCAGGACCGCATCAAGCTGCTCGGCAACTTCCGGCCCGGCATGATCGGCATCGAGGCCCCCCGCAACGCCGAGCCGCGCACCGGCCTGTCGATGGGCCAGCACATGCAACGGACCGCGGACGCGTGGGGGATCGAACGAGAACCCCAGGACGAGCTCGCCGTCGCCAGCCACCGGGCCGCCGCCGCGGCCTACGACCGCGGGTTCTTCGACGACCTCGTTGCGCCCTACCTCGGCCTGACCCGCGACCAGAACCTGCGTCCCGACTCGGATCCGGAGAAGCTCGCCGAGCTCGGTCCGGCGTTCGCGAACCCGGACGGGTCCGGCACGCTCACGGCGGCGAACTCGACCCCGCTGTCGGACGGCGCTGCCAGCGTGCTGCTCGCCAGCGAGGCGTGGGCCGAGGACCGCGGGTTCAGCCCGCTCGCATTCCTCGTCGACCACGAGACCGCCGCCGTCGACTACGTCCACGGCGAGGACGGGCTGCTCACCGCCCCCATCCACGCCGTGCCGCGCCTGCTCGACCGCCACGGGCTGAGCCTGCAGGACTTCGACCTGTACGAGATCCACGAGGCGTTCGCGTCGACGGTCCTGGTGACCCTGAAGGCCTGGGAGGACGACGGGTTCTGCAAGGAGCGGCTCGGGCGTGACGGGGCGCTCGGCCCGATCGACCGCGACCGGCTCAACCCCACCGGTTCGTCGCTCGCGTTCGGTCACCCGTTCGCCGCGACCGGCGGCCGCATCCTGGCCAGCGCTGCCAAGCAGCTCGACGAGCGGGGTGGTGGCCGAGCCCTGATCTCGATCTGTGCGGCCGGTGGGAACGGCGTCGTCGCCATCCTCGAGCGCTGACCGTCGATCGTCCGTCCTCGATCCCGCGATCCGCACCCCACACGTTCGACCGGAGAGGCTCCCGTGGCCGACCTGCTGCAACAGCTCCTGACCAGCCCCATCGGCAAGCAGATCACCGACACCCTGGCGGTGCCGACCCCACCCGAGCTGCGCCGGTACGAACCCGGCCAGCCGCTCCTGCACGGACGTGCCCTCGTCGTCGGCGCAGCCGGCGGCGCGGTCCGCGGCCCCGTTGCCGACCTGCTCACGAACGCCGGCCTCGAGGTGGTGACCGAGGACACCGACACCAGCGCCGAGCCGGCCGGTGACGAGCAGCCCGAGCGGTTCGGCGCGGTGCTCGTCGACGCGACCGGCATCGAACGCAGCGCCGAGCTCGGGCAGCTGCACGAGCTGCTTCAGCCGGTGCTCAAGCGTGTGCGCTCGTCGGGTCGCATCATCGTGTTCGGGCGCCCGCCCGAGGACGCGACCGATCCGCACGCGCGTGCCGCGCAGCGGGCGCTGGAGGGTGTGGTGCGCTCCCTCGGCAAGGAAGCCCGCGGCGGCACGACGGCCCAGCTCGTGCAGGTCGGCGCCGGTGCCGAGAACGACCTCGACGCGGCCGTACGGTTCCTGGTGTCCGCCCGGTCCGCGTACGTGTCCGGCCAGGTGCTGCGGGTCGGCCCGTCCTCGTCCTCGGCTGCCGACCTCGACTGGGACCGGCCGCTCGACGGGCACGTGGCGCTGGTCACCGGCGCCTCGCGCGGCATCGGGGCGGCGATCGCCCGGGTCCTGGCCCGCGACGGCGCCCACGTGGTCTGTCTCGACGTCCCCGCGCAGGGCGACGCGCTCCAGCGGGTCGCCAACGAGATCGGTGGTACCAGCCTCCAGCTCGACATCACCACCGAGGACGCACCGCAGCGCCTGGGCGACCATCTGAAGCAGCGGCACGACGGCGTCGACGTGGTGGTCCACAACGCCGGCATCACCCGGGACAAGACGCTGGCCAACATGGACCGCGGCTGGTGGGACGCGGTCATCGCCGTGAACCTCACCTCGCAGGAGCGCATCGACGACGCGCTGCTCGATGACGGCGTGCTCAACGAGGGCGGTCGGATCATCTGCGTGTCGTCCATGGCTGGCATCGCGGGCGGGAAGGGCCAGTCCAACTACGCCGGGTCGAAGGCCGGTGTCATCGGCCACGTCGAGGCGCTCGCACCGGCGCTCGCCGACCGCGGCGGGTCGATCAACGCGGTCGCGCCCGGGTTCATCGAGACCGAGATGACCGGCGCGATGCCGCTGGTGCCTCGCGAGTTCGGTCGGCGCATGAACAGCCTCAGCCAGGGCGGTCTGCCGGTCGATGTCGCCGAGGCGATCGCGTTCTTCGCCTCACCCGCAGCGGTCGGGTGCAACGGCACCACCCTGCGCGTCGACGGCCAGCACCTCATCGGGGCCTAGCACCGTGCGTGCTCCCTCGGCCCCTCGAGGGCCTCGGTCCGCGACACCGGCGACATCGGAGCTTCCCACGTGACCACGATCGAAGAGCTCGACCAGCTGCCCTCCCTCGGGAGGCTGTACGCCCGCGCCGCCGTCAGCGGCGCCCTGCCCGGCAGCGGCGACGACCTGCCGGACCGCACGCTCCAGGTCGGTGATCTCGCGGTCGACCGCGACCACCTGGCGGACTACGCGCGTGTCTGCGGCTACCGGTTCACCGACGCTTTGCCGGCGACCTACATCCACGTGCTGACCTTCCCGTTGCAGGTCGCGTTGATGGCCGATCGGCGCTTCCCGTTCGCGCTGCCCGGCCTGGTGCACGTCGCCAACCGCACCGAACAGCAGCGCCCGGTGACCGCCGACGAACCGCTGTCGCTGACGGTCCGGACCGCGGACCTGCGGCCGCACCGCAAGGGCCGGCAGTTCGACGTCGTCTCGGTCGCCCGGGTCGGCGACGAGCTGGTCTGGTCCGGGGTCAGCACCTACCTGCGGCGAGGCACCAGCGGGGACGAGGCCGCCGACGAGCTCGAGCTACCGCTCGACCCGCCCCCCGCCGACGCCGACGGTGCTCGGTGGCGGGTCGCAGCCGACACGGGTCGGCGCTACGCGGCGGTGTCCGGCGACCGCAACCCCATCCACCTGACGCCGCTGACCTCCCGGATGTTCGGCTTCCCGAGGCCGATCGCGCACGGCATGTGGACGGCGGCCCGAGCCCTCGCGGCGATCGAGGACCGCACCCCGGCCGCGGGCGTGCAGGCCCTGCGGTTCGGCAAGCCGCTGCCGATGCCGCGGACGGTGACCTTCGCCGCCGCCGCGCGGGACGGTGGCTGGTCCTTCGCGGTCCGCGACCCGCGCTCGGGCGCTCCGCACCTGACCGGCACCGTCACGCCCGGCTGAGCGATGCCGACCGTCGGGTCGACACGCGGCTCGGCCCTGCCTGCCTCGACCCCGCACCGACCGGTAGGTTCCGCCTCCCGACCGGAGACCGTGCCGTGGGCCTCGACGAGTTCGAACGCGTTCCGCTGCTCTTCGGCCCCTCGCCGGTCCATCCCTTGCGTCGGCTGAGCGAGCACCTCGGCGACGAGGTCGAGATCTGGGCCAAACGTGAGGACTGCAACTCCGGCATCGCCTTCGGCGGGAACAAGGTCCGCAAGCTGGAGTACCTCGTCGCGGACGCGCTGGCGCAGGGCTGCGACACGCTCGTGTCGATCGGCGGTGTGCAGTCGAACCACACCCGGGCCGTGACCGGCGTGGCCAACCACCTCGGGCTGAAGGCCGTCACGGTGCAGGAGCACTGGGTCGACTGGCCCGACGTCGTCTACGACAAGGTCGGCAACCTCCAGTTGACCCGCATCATGGGTGGCGA
Protein-coding regions in this window:
- a CDS encoding 3-oxoacyl-ACP reductase, yielding MADLLQQLLTSPIGKQITDTLAVPTPPELRRYEPGQPLLHGRALVVGAAGGAVRGPVADLLTNAGLEVVTEDTDTSAEPAGDEQPERFGAVLVDATGIERSAELGQLHELLQPVLKRVRSSGRIIVFGRPPEDATDPHARAAQRALEGVVRSLGKEARGGTTAQLVQVGAGAENDLDAAVRFLVSARSAYVSGQVLRVGPSSSSAADLDWDRPLDGHVALVTGASRGIGAAIARVLARDGAHVVCLDVPAQGDALQRVANEIGGTSLQLDITTEDAPQRLGDHLKQRHDGVDVVVHNAGITRDKTLANMDRGWWDAVIAVNLTSQERIDDALLDDGVLNEGGRIICVSSMAGIAGGKGQSNYAGSKAGVIGHVEALAPALADRGGSINAVAPGFIETEMTGAMPLVPREFGRRMNSLSQGGLPVDVAEAIAFFASPAAVGCNGTTLRVDGQHLIGA
- a CDS encoding acetyl-CoA C-acetyltransferase, producing the protein MLVPEIRRVAVLGGNRIPFARSNGPYARASNQDMLTEVLDGLVARFGLQGERLGEVVGGAVLKHSRDFNLTREAVLGSALDGATTAYDIQQACGTGLQTAFAVGDKIALGRIEAGIAAGVDTTSDAPIAVSEDLRRFLLSLNSARTPQDRIKLLGNFRPGMIGIEAPRNAEPRTGLSMGQHMQRTADAWGIEREPQDELAVASHRAAAAAYDRGFFDDLVAPYLGLTRDQNLRPDSDPEKLAELGPAFANPDGSGTLTAANSTPLSDGAASVLLASEAWAEDRGFSPLAFLVDHETAAVDYVHGEDGLLTAPIHAVPRLLDRHGLSLQDFDLYEIHEAFASTVLVTLKAWEDDGFCKERLGRDGALGPIDRDRLNPTGSSLAFGHPFAATGGRILASAAKQLDERGGGRALISICAAGGNGVVAILER
- a CDS encoding MaoC/PaaZ C-terminal domain-containing protein, encoding MTTIEELDQLPSLGRLYARAAVSGALPGSGDDLPDRTLQVGDLAVDRDHLADYARVCGYRFTDALPATYIHVLTFPLQVALMADRRFPFALPGLVHVANRTEQQRPVTADEPLSLTVRTADLRPHRKGRQFDVVSVARVGDELVWSGVSTYLRRGTSGDEAADELELPLDPPPADADGARWRVAADTGRRYAAVSGDRNPIHLTPLTSRMFGFPRPIAHGMWTAARALAAIEDRTPAAGVQALRFGKPLPMPRTVTFAAAARDGGWSFAVRDPRSGAPHLTGTVTPG